The genomic DNA ACCTTGTCCTCGAAGAATCCTTCCATGGGCGCGGTATCGTAGCCCAGCGCTTCCGCCATCCACATCATGGTGGTCCAGGCGATGGTGGCATGGCGGTTGGCCCACACCCCCAGGTCGGGAGCGATGCCCCCGGCCGGACCCGGCGTCCCGCCCAGAAAGCTCGCGATGTTCTTGCGCGCCTGCTCCAGCGCGGCAGGCGTACCGTAGCCGTGCTCCAGCGCCAGCTTGCTCATCTCGTGCATGTCCTGGCGCCAGCCCTGGGTATCGCCGCAGGCCACGATGACCGCACCCGCTTCCTCCACCTTGGGCTGGCCCATGGCCGCGGCCCGCAGCTTCTTCTTCTGCTCGGGAT from Terriglobales bacterium includes the following:
- a CDS encoding nitroreductase family protein codes for the protein MAQRAGEKSLSQVIKERRATNSFEPIPVHDEDLKRILQAGLEAPSGYNLQPWRFVVVRDPEQKKKLRAAAMGQPKVEEAGAVIVACGDTQGWRQDMHEMSKLALEHGYGTPAALEQARKNIASFLGGTPGPAGGIAPDLGVWANRHATIAWTTMMWMAEALGYDTAPMEGFFEDKVKELLKIPASVRVVALLAIGRRKGEDKPYGGRFPMERTVFGEEWGKGI